AAATGTATCAGTAAAACTTGAAGGAGGTTTGGTGGACTCTGATTTTGAATGGAGTGTGCTAGACAAGGTTGTTTCACTTTTATTTTTGCAAGCAACTATAAAAATAAGCTGTAGAAGTAATAGCAAATTTATTTTGCTTTGATTTTGAATATTCATTGAAAAAAAATTAACTCAAATTGGATTTAAAATTAAACAATTATAAAAAAAATCCCCGGCTTTATTTGAACCGGGGACCTTCCTAATTTACCAGACTTCAATTACACAAAGCCTTTTTATATTTTTAATTCCACAAACGGGTGATATTAAATCCAATGAGGAATTTTCCACCTTCTATTTCATTGCCTTGTGCATTCGTGTAGTTTAACGGACTGTTTTTATTGAACATATTGTTCCGTTGTGGATTCAAGGACGCATAATTACCAGCAAAGAACTGGAAGGAGTGTCCGCTGGTACTAAATTCAAATCCGAATGAAAGATTTGGATTTGGATTATTTGTAGTGTGTTTGGTAATCGGCTGATCATAATTTGCAATAAACGCAATGGATTCAGTAATTTTATATCTACCAGAGAATGCTATTGCAAAATGATCGTGTTTCATCTCGCCAAGAACTTCTTTGTTTACACTGTCGATATTATGGAAATATCCGTAAGTGAAATTTTGATGCGAAATACTAGGTGCAACCTGCAAAGAAAGTTTATCGGTGATTTTTCTGGCAATGATCAATTGATTGAAGAACCGCAATCGATCCGTATTGTATTTATAAAGACTGTTGTCGGGATCTTCTTTCAGATCATAGCCCATATTGCCATAGTAAGTCACACTGAAGGGCATGGACCAATCATCTCTGGTTTGTTTCAACAGTGCGTATTTCACACTTCCATCCAGAATCATGCGTTCTTTGGTCAATCCTACACCAATGTTTAAATTCTCAATGGGGACATAACTTACCCCAAACCTGATATTGGATGGAGCAAAAAGTCCATAAAGATCTTCAAAGCCATTATTGACGATACCAAATCTATGTGCAATATCAAATTCAAAGGTACCCTGCACTGGAACGATGACCGTTTGATTATCTATGATCCAAACACTTTCAAAAGTATTTTTTGCGTACTTTTTGGTGGTTTCCACCGGAGCTACTTCAATTTCTTGTGCAAAGGCAAACTGACTTAACAGCACTGCCATGATACACAAACCGATCGCAGCCATTTTGGATTTATATAATTTATTTAGTTTCATTGTTTTAAAATTAAGAGATTAATTATTGGGTGCTCCATTGCGTATCCAATCGTAAACCAACTGTTTGTCACTCTTGGAGGGTATAAACTCAGTCATTCCGCCATTTACTTGTTTATATAGTATACTTTCCTTTGGAATGAATGTATTTACGAAGCCACCATTTACAATGTTTCTAAAGGACTCTTCTGGTTTTTCCATATAAGGTTTATGAGCTCCAGCAACATGGCATCCGGCATTGGTGCATTTGGATTTGAAAAGTGGAGCCAAGTCTTCCTTAAAGCTTACGGCTTGCGGAGTTCCTTCGGGATCTGATTCCGGACTGATGATATCTTTATAACAAGATGTTACAAACAACCCGATAAACAATACGCCAAAGAAACTTAAAATGAATTTTTTCATGGCTTTTAATTTTTAAATTATTTATTGTGGAAGTTTGCGTTGCAGGTGATTTCAATTACATCTGCCACACTTGTGCTGGTAATTCCAAAGTCCCTGCAATTGAACTGGAAATTTAACTGAAGTCCGAATACATCATAGGCAGCAGCTGTACCAAACTGAACTCTTTGTTTTGGAGTATAGGTAAGTTTTCCAATTAAAGTCTTTGTGAGGGGAGCAGCCAATTTTCCCTGATAAGTGAGATCCAGTGTTACGATATATCCATTGCTCAAAGGATCAAATTTAATTTCTTTTGTTTTGATCTTGGCCAGATTTGGATAGCTCAAATTCTGTGTACCCGCTTCAATGGCTACTGTACCCATTCCAGATACATTACATCCTGCATCTCTTCCGGGTTCTCCGGTGTTGGAAGTATTGATTTGAACGTAGCCATTAAAATAGGATTTTGCCGGTTCGTTTTCATAAAAAGCCCAAGATGTATCTGGTAAAGGCTGAGTGGTTACTGCATACTTTATGGCAAGTGCGTCTGTTACTTCAGCCAGTCCAAATTGATTGAAACGACCTGTTAATAAGCCTGAAGCACCAACATATTTGGTTTGCCAAAGTGCACTGGAGTGTGATTTATCAAATTTCCATTGATCCGGATTTCCTGTGGTCAAACCTGGCAGATGTATGTTTGTACCCCTGGTAATTTTAGGTCCGGAAGGTGTAATATCACCATCGTCATGAGTACAGGTCCAATAAACTGCGGCTAATGCAATTAAAGCCAAAAATGCAAAAAATTTAGATTTCATAGGAAGTATTTTTTTTGTGAAATAATTTGCTATTGCATCCTAAAAGTATTTTTAGTTTTAATGTCGGCCATTGATATTGATCAGTCTCCAACATGATTGTTATCAATTGTACCAAGATTGGAAAATTGTTTGGTTCTAATGGCCTTGCAGGAAAATTATAAATTTGAGGTTGGAGAATACTTGAGTAGCTAACAAATGTTAGTTAATGAGGCGCACATAAATGTGCGTTGAAAAAACAGCAAATTTGGACTTTGTAGAGCGTAAAATAATGGATATACTTCAAGTTGCTGACCAAACTTGAAGCTCCATAATGAAGGAAATTCGAAAAGGCTATAGCTATATGAATTCAATTCGCTTCAACGATTGGGAATAAATTATAATGAGCACAAAGTGAATTGTTCATCGTCGGACGAAAAGAAAATAAATAAATATTTGGTTAACAAAAAAAGCCTCCCTAAGGAGGCTTTTTTATCTTGCGGATCGGACGGGACTCGAACCCGCGACCCCGTGCGTGACAGGCACGTATTCTAACCAACTGAACTACCGATCCTTCATTCCAGCTTACTGGAAATTTCAAGGCTGCAAAGATAAAAACAATCCAAATTTAAGTGCAAAGAACTTTCATATTTTAATATTTAATTCAAATAATTGTAAATCAATTAACTATATATATGTATAATATTCAATTTATTGAATTTTAGCCTGATGCTTTTGGATGGCTTCTCGAATCTTGGCCATGCGGTTTTCCGGATCCGGGTGGGTACTCATCCGCTCCGGTACCCGGTTCGGGCCTGCATTTGCTTTTAGAATTTCCATAACTCCAATCATAGCTTCAGGATCATATCCCGATTTTAGCATGAGCTGCACTCCGATATCGTCTGATTGCAACTCTTGCTCCCTGCCATAGGGCATTGCAAAAAATTGATTTAAGGCCGCAGCCATACTTTGTCCCGCATGATGATCTCCTGTTGCAATAGTAGTTGCCCCCGAAAGCCCCTGGAATAATTCGTTCTGGGTGATGCGCTCCCCGCCATGCCTGGCGATGACGTGTCCTATTTCGTGGCCAAGAACTCCAGCTAGTTGGTCTTCATTTTCAAGTTTTGTAAACAATGCAGTTGTGATAAATACCTGTCCTCCAGGTAATGCGAAGGCGTTAATCGTCTCTCCATCAGCCAACAAATGAAAATCATATTGGTAGGGAGTCTTTGCAGCAATCGTATTTTGCACCAACTTTCGGCCTACAGACTTTACGAGGTCCTGTGCCCTCTGGTCCGGATGCAATCCTCCATATTGTTCGATCATTGAAGGTGCAGAATTCAGACCAAGAGCGATTTCCTGGTCAGGACTTATGCCTACATGTTGATACTGTTGCGTATACTCATTAAAACTTTTTGAACTGCAATATTTAAAATATGAAAATCCTGCTAATAGCAAGGCAATGACCAATGTTCCACTTGTTCTTTTATTCATAATTGAGATTTATTAATCTTCTATTTTAATTTTAAATGATAAAGTTAAGGATAAAATTATGGATATAATTTTTCAAGTTTCCAGAATTGCATCGTATCTTTAGAGCCCTCTTTACACCCTTTTCAGCTATTCTATTTTTTCACTCTAAAATTTTTACCATGAAAAAGACACGTTTTCTTTTTGGCTTGCTCCTATTGGCCTTATGTTTTTCAGGATTCCTTGGCTGCGCTAAAGATGAGGATGATTCAGGTGGGCTTGCCA
The genomic region above belongs to Saprospiraceae bacterium and contains:
- a CDS encoding M48 family metallopeptidase, which produces MNKRTSGTLVIALLLAGFSYFKYCSSKSFNEYTQQYQHVGISPDQEIALGLNSAPSMIEQYGGLHPDQRAQDLVKSVGRKLVQNTIAAKTPYQYDFHLLADGETINAFALPGGQVFITTALFTKLENEDQLAGVLGHEIGHVIARHGGERITQNELFQGLSGATTIATGDHHAGQSMAAALNQFFAMPYGREQELQSDDIGVQLMLKSGYDPEAMIGVMEILKANAGPNRVPERMSTHPDPENRMAKIREAIQKHQAKIQ